Proteins encoded in a region of the Plodia interpunctella isolate USDA-ARS_2022_Savannah chromosome 27, ilPloInte3.2, whole genome shotgun sequence genome:
- the MED16 gene encoding mediator of RNA polymerase II transcription subunit 16, translated as MELIYSMRRKPLKCEPPHFESPTDKEVIRPICTISTANIIAFSSPTELNDAEGDTWGGHVYVCDLDTPWDSHKVTSTTYPVSTLEWDIEGRHLLVGTTEGEVSVFTQKDYLLNSWNCLYTYNFPGEHIIKATFFHNGRRIVALDKKPDAPITERLQVTRSTPTLKGFGGVPIDGAVVVTAHGVVGALVARDAGALTASDALRHARARLLSASLAHKNGNIFIAAWCVSSGTAYVRCSVCTVRGARNAPASLTLQPLPALPLVDNTAVSLSWCLREDADSLLIAGSKLTLWKLTERSHPVHKLLSKGPLQGSTTPGGGQKPATDCFNTVVWQQTAAWTIEGGVATQIVSSKCPLSGHAVLATPRHLHLLARDTHHYLCSRPVITSGGGASPPPTAGTPPKKPKYGAGALPAGSPSAIVSCVELSQLGGVLVCVDSHAQLHVYRTLQPWVDIPSGLSVQHATSVLEYGTVAGYDCLDILLTLKHNIVEAVYERVTENFQRQLPAFQQFYFHSWLKLRMALCRLHPNMQVSASWLTSLLSCRAAAAALPAADHCDLAPADDHDNKLQLQPAEAGEAALQRAAHVALTALAARLHATNHNHYELLSDPSAVSLLRKLAACARSHALVRVLARLAAPAVSAASAASTAPAKGSDLMEECAVLTAQQSSPRVWESLPRCCVSYPNGRQWPLYFEYGVEPENLRVSPEPPIFAQADTINPSTHMDAIRYMYLGGGWQPARWRQCARCGVRSLRAPRAPRALHAAHDDRFLLACRCGGKWTLVSNV; from the exons ATGGAATTAATATACTCAATGAGGCGTAAGCCTCTAAAATGTGAACCACCGCATTTCGAAAG CCCAACCGACAAAGAAGTGATTCGTCCCATTTGCACCATATCCACGGCCAATATCATCGCATTTTCATCCCCCACGGAGTTGAATGATGCCGAGGGTGACACGTGGGGCGGCCATGTTTATGTTTGTGACCTGGACACCCCTTGGGATAGCCACAAAGTGACCAGTACCACTTATCCT GTGTCAACCCTGGAATGGGACATCGAAGGCCGTCACCTGCTTGTGGGCACAACGGAGGGCGAAGTGTCAGTGTTCACCCAGAAAGACTATCTGCTCAACTCTTGGAATTGCCTGTATACATACAACTTTCCAG GCGAGCACATAATAAAGGCAACGTTCTTCCACAACGGGCGACGCATCGTGGCTCTGGACAAGAAGCCCGACGCTCCGATCACAGAGCGGCTTCAGGTGACGAGGTCCACACCTACACTCAAAGGCTTCGG CGGCGTCCCGATAGACGGCGCTGTGGTGGTGACCGCGCACGGTGTGGTCGGCGCGCTCGTGGCGCGCGACGCGGGCGCGCTCACCGCCAGCGACGCGCTGCGCCATGCGCGCGCTCGTCTCCTCAGCGCCAGTCTCGCGCACAAGA ATGGCAACATTTTCATAGCGGCGTGGTGCGTGTCGTCCGGCACCGCTTACGTCCGCTGCAGCGTTTGTACCGTTCGCGGCGCGCGTAACGCGCCCGCGTCCCTCACCCTGCAGCCTCTGCCCGCGCTACCCCTCGTTGATAACACCGCAG TGTCGCTGTCGTGGTGCCTCAGAGAGGACGCAGACTCGCTCCTCATCGCCGGCTCCAAGCTGACGCTGTGGAAGCTGACCGAGCGGTCGCATCCCGTACACAAACTGCTGTCTAAAG GCCCATTACAGGGCAGTACGACCCCCGGCGGAGGTCAGAAACCTGCTACAGATTGCTTCAACACTGTC GTGTGGCAGCAGACAGCGGCGTGGACGATCGAAGGCGGCGTAGCGACACAGATAGTGAGCAGCAAGTGCCCGCTGTCCGGCCACGCCGTGCTGGCCACGCCGCGCCATCTGCATCTGCTGGCCCGGGACACGCACCACTAC TTATGTTCCCGCCCCGTGATAACGAGCGGCGGGGGCGCCAGTCCGCCGCCCACGGCCGGGACTCCGCCCAAGAAGCCCAAATACGGCGCTGGGGCGCTGCCA GCCGGGTCGCCAAGCGCGATAGTGTCGTGCGTGGAGCTGTCGCAGCTGGGCGGCGTGCTGGTGTGTGTGGACTCGCATGCGCAGCTGCACGTGTACCGGACTCTGCAGCCGTGGGTCGATATAC CAAGCGGTCTGTCAGTACAGCACGCGACATCGGTTCTAGAATACGGCACGGTGGCCGGTTACGATTGTCTCGACATACTTCTCACGCTCAAACACAATATAGTCGAAGCTGTTTATGAACG agTAACAGAAAACTTTCAAAGACAGCTGCCGGCTTTCCAGCAGTTCTACTTCCACAGCTGGCTCAAACTCAGGATGGCTTTGTGCAg ACTGCACCCCAACATGCAGGTGTCGGCGTCGTGGCTGACGAGCTTGCTGAGCTGCCGCGCGGCCGCCGCGGCGCTGCCGGCCGCCGACCACTGCGACCTCGCGCCCGCCGACGACCACGACAACAAG CTGCAGCTGCAGCCGGCGGAGGCGGGCGAGGCGGCGCTGCAGCGCGCTGCGCACGTCGCGCTCACGGCGCTGGCTGCCAGGCTGCACGCCACCAACCATAACCA CTACGAGCTGCTGTCGGACCCGAGCGCGGTGTCGCTGCTGCGCAAGCTGGCGGCGTGCGCGCGCTCGCACGCGCTCGTGCGCGTGCTCGCACGCCTCGCCGCGCCCGCCGTCTCCGCCGCCTCCGCCGCCTCCACCGCGCCAGCCAAGGGCAGCGACCTCATGG AGGAGTGCGCTGTGTTGACAGCTCAACAATCGTCGCCGCGCGTGTGGGAGTCGCTGCCTCGCTGTTGCGTCTCGTATCCCAACGGCAGACAGTGGCCGTTATAT tttGAATATGGGGTCGAGCCAGAAAATTTGCGCGTATCTCCCGAACCGCCAATCTTTGCACAGGCCGATACAATTAACCCATCAACACACATGGATGCCAttag ATACATGTACCTGGGCGGCGGCTGGCAGCCGGCGCGCTGGCGGCAGTGCGCGCGCTGCGGCGTGCGCTCGCTGCGCGCGCCGCGTGCTCCGCGCGCGCTGCACGCCGCGCACGACGACCGCTTCCTGCTCGCCTGCAG aTGCGGAGGCAAGTGGACCCTTGTCTCCAATGTTTAA